Proteins from one Deltaproteobacteria bacterium genomic window:
- a CDS encoding Mrp/NBP35 family ATP-binding protein, whose amino-acid sequence MPTPHEILEQLKRVKYPGYSRDIVSFGLVKDIEVASAGVTVTLAPTTANTEVLQQIRGAVEQTVTNMGVPRVEVVVTAPERAQPRAAQGRAAIPGVRHVVAVASGKGGVGKSTVAVNLALALASLGWRVGLLDADVYGPSVPLMLGLRERPSSTDDKRIIPLEKFGLKVISLGLFVEERTPIIWRGPMITKLLTQFLREVAWGELDVLVLDLPPGTGDAQLTIVQQVQLSGGVIVTTPQDVALLDVTRGVNMFQQVNAPVLGVIENMSYHICPGCGERAELFGHGGGRKMAQQFEVPFLGELPLVREIREHSDSGEPIVVAEPQHPQSEAFRAIAQRLAGELERQGAATSLPAIH is encoded by the coding sequence ATGCCGACACCGCACGAAATCCTCGAGCAGCTCAAACGGGTCAAGTACCCGGGCTACAGCCGCGATATCGTCTCGTTCGGACTGGTGAAGGACATCGAAGTCGCGAGCGCGGGCGTGACCGTGACCCTGGCGCCGACCACGGCCAACACCGAGGTGCTGCAACAGATCCGCGGCGCCGTCGAACAAACGGTGACAAACATGGGTGTGCCGAGGGTCGAGGTGGTCGTCACCGCGCCCGAGCGGGCGCAGCCCCGGGCGGCGCAGGGGCGCGCGGCTATCCCCGGTGTCAGGCACGTGGTCGCGGTGGCTAGCGGCAAGGGCGGCGTCGGGAAATCGACCGTTGCCGTCAACCTGGCGCTGGCGCTCGCAAGCCTGGGGTGGCGCGTCGGTTTGCTCGACGCCGATGTCTACGGCCCGAGCGTGCCGTTGATGCTGGGTTTGCGCGAGCGCCCGAGCTCGACCGACGACAAGCGGATCATTCCGCTGGAGAAGTTCGGCCTTAAGGTGATCTCGCTCGGTTTGTTCGTCGAAGAGCGCACCCCGATCATCTGGCGCGGGCCGATGATCACCAAGCTGCTGACGCAGTTCCTGCGCGAGGTGGCTTGGGGCGAGCTCGACGTCCTCGTGCTCGACCTGCCGCCGGGCACCGGCGATGCCCAGCTCACGATCGTGCAGCAGGTGCAGCTTTCCGGCGGCGTGATCGTGACCACGCCGCAAGATGTCGCGCTCCTCGACGTCACCCGTGGCGTCAACATGTTCCAGCAGGTCAACGCCCCGGTACTCGGGGTGATCGAGAACATGAGCTACCACATCTGCCCCGGTTGCGGTGAGCGCGCGGAGCTGTTCGGTCACGGCGGCGGCCGGAAGATGGCGCAGCAATTCGAGGTGCCGTTTCTCGGCGAGCTGCCGCTGGTGCGCGAGATTCGCGAGCACAGTGACAGCGGCGAACCGATCGTCGTAGCCGAGCCACAGCATCCGCAAAGCGAGGCGTTCCGGGCCATCGCCCAACGCTTGGCCGGCGAGCTGGAGCGGCAGGGCGCCGCTACCTCACTGCCGGCGATTCACTAG